A region of Moorena producens PAL-8-15-08-1 DNA encodes the following proteins:
- a CDS encoding helix-turn-helix domain-containing protein, which translates to MMISTAQAAQLLGVSATRVRFLLSKGRVKGAYKVGRTWVIPLFDGMPVVTPGTRGPKRNWSKRTQYTKAVIHVNQKVIRQNHNTGERNPVITVKRGSKNIYGHTVEVNGPCRVMYRPDNPLHCGARVWIETISDFKVS; encoded by the coding sequence ATGATGATTTCTACCGCACAAGCCGCTCAATTACTAGGTGTCTCTGCCACTCGCGTCCGTTTCCTGTTGAGCAAGGGCAGAGTCAAAGGAGCGTATAAGGTCGGTAGAACTTGGGTGATTCCCTTATTTGACGGTATGCCAGTGGTCACCCCTGGTACTCGTGGACCGAAGCGGAATTGGTCAAAGCGTACACAGTACACTAAAGCTGTGATCCACGTTAATCAAAAAGTTATTCGCCAAAATCACAACACCGGCGAACGCAATCCCGTGATTACGGTCAAACGAGGCTCTAAAAACATTTATGGTCATACGGTTGAAGTCAATGGCCCTTGTCGGGTGATGTATCGCCCAGATAATCCCCTACATTGTGGAGCACGGGTATGGATTGAGACGATTTCTGATTTTAAGGTGAGCTGA